The Actinomycetes bacterium nucleotide sequence TCCTCTTCGACTGCGGCCGGCTGGACGACGACATCCTGGACGGCGTCGTCCTGCAGGCCGAGGAGATCTCCGAGCACCGGCTGGTCCCCGTCGGCGAGGCCCTGTCGCTGCTCAGCGGTCCGGTCCGGCGCCGGGTCAAGGCCGCCACCAAGGCCACCAAGAAGCCTCGCCGCCTGCTGTACCTGGAGGACGGCAAGCGGGTCCGCTGACCGCGGGTCAGCTCAACAGCCCGACCACGCCCTTGATGACCAGCGCGAGGGACACGAAGCCGCCCACCCCGTACAGGACGGCCCGGCTGTGTACGGTGATCCACGCCCGCCAGCGCTGGTAGGTCTCGGGCGCGTGGTCACGGTCGATCACGAGCACCAGCAGTGGCGCCGCGACGCCGGCCGACGCGAGGAGCACCCACGCGAGCGCGGCGACCAGCAGGCTCGCCTGCGTCAGCCCGCTGGTCAGCATCTGGGAGACGGCGGCGACGACGACCGCGTACGTCGGCAGGAACGCGCCCAGGCCGAAGGTCAACAGCGGTGGCATGGTGTCCAGCCTGGCCATCCACGACGGCTGGCTGTCGGTCCCGGCGTCCTTGGGGTGGCGCCAGCGCCTCAGCAGCCAGCCGGCCAGGAACAGCCCGGCGACCAGCTCCACGGCCGCGTGGGTCTGGCTGGCCGTCGAGGTCTTGGGCACGCTCGGGTACAGCAGCACGGTGGCCACGGCGACCACGGCGAGGGCGGCGACCCAGCCACCGACGAAGGCGAGCTCCTTCGTCAGCCCTCCGCGCGCGTCACCAGCAGCACCGCTGCGAGCACGGACCACGGCTGGACGGCGAGGAAGAGCGCCAGCAGAGCCAGGGTGAGCAGCGAGGCAGGATCCACCGGGAACCCTCAGTTCACAAGACGTTGACGGCGCGAGCGACCACGAGGATCACCAGCGTGAGCGACACCGCGGCCTGGGCGATCAGCCACAGCTTCGACCGTGCCGGATCGCGGAGACGTCGGCCGGGCTGAAAGCGGTGGACGTGTTGAAGGACAGCGCCAGGTAGTCGACGAACTGCGGGTACCAGCCGAAGTCGGCCAGCTCGGGGATGTCCTGCTCCGGGAACCGGAATGCCGACCGCACGTCGGTGCGCCCGTTCGCCCGCGCCGCGGGG carries:
- a CDS encoding GAP family protein, with translation MVRARSGAAGDARGGLTKELAFVGGWVAALAVVAVATVLLYPSVPKTSTASQTHAAVELVAGLFLAGWLLRRWRHPKDAGTDSQPSWMARLDTMPPLLTFGLGAFLPTYAVVVAAVSQMLTSGLTQASLLVAALAWVLLASAGVAAPLLVLVIDRDHAPETYQRWRAWITVHSRAVLYGVGGFVSLALVIKGVVGLLS